The proteins below are encoded in one region of Equus caballus isolate H_3958 breed thoroughbred chromosome 18, TB-T2T, whole genome shotgun sequence:
- the SPC25 gene encoding kinetochore protein Spc25, translating into MVEDELALFDKSINEFWNKFKNTVSDTSCQMVGLRDAYKDSIKAFAEKLSVKLKEEERMVELFLEYQNQICRQNKLIQEKKDNLLKLIAEVKSKKQELEVLTTNIQDLKEEYARKKETISTANKANEERLKRLQKSADLYKDRLGLEIRKIYGDKLQFIFTNIDPKHPESPFMFSLHLNEARDYEVSDSAPHLECLAEFQEKLRRTNNFSAFLANVRKAFTAMVYN; encoded by the exons ATGGTAGAGGACGAACTGGCACTATTTGATAAAAGCATAAATGAATTTTGGAATAAATTCAAAAACACGGTCAGTGACACCTCCTGTCAGATGGTGGGACTAAGAGATGCCTACAAGGACTCCATTAAAGCATTTGCAG AAAAGCTGTCTGTGAAATTAAAGGAAGAAGAACGAATGGTTGAGTTGTTTCTGGAATATCAAAATC AGATCTGCAGGCAGAATAAGctcattcaagaaaaaaaagataacttgTTAAAGTTGATTGCTGAAGTAAAAAGCAAGAAGCAGGAATTGGAAGTACTGACTACAAATATCCAGGATCTTAAGGAAGAATATGCCAGGAAGAAGGAGA CTATTTCCACTGCTAACAAAGCTAATGAAGAGAGGTTGAAAAGGCTACAGAAATCTGCAGACTTGTATAAAGATCGACTTGGACTAGAAATTCGGAAAATTTATG GTGATAAATTGCAGTTTATATTCACTAATATTGACCCTAAGCATCCTGAGAGCCCATTTATGTTTTCCCTGCACCTAAATGAAGCAAGGGACTATGAAG TGTCAGATAGTGCTCCTCATCTGGAGTGCCTGGCAGAATTTCAGGAGAAACTAAGGAGGACCAACAATTTTTCGGCTTTTCTTGCCAACGTTCGGAAAGCTTTTACTGCTATGGTTTATAATTAA